AGGAAATTAGACTTAGTTTCGGCTGAACATAGTTCTGTTTATAAATTCTTTGAAAAAAAAGGTATTCCTTGTGCTCTTGTACCTAACGGAGTAAGTAACTATTTTTATACTCTGACTGATAACGAAAGTATGAAGAAAGTGGATGTGCCTACTATTATTTTTGTCGGAAAGTGTGGTGATCCCAGAAAAAATGCAGAACTTGCTATAAGTGCTTTTTGTAATCTTCCTAGTAATTTGAATTGGAATGCTTATTTTTTAGGGGGAGAGACTTCTGATTTCAAAATTTACTTTGATAAAAAAGTGGAATTGTATCCCTGGATTAAAGATAAGATCTTTTTTAAGGGGTTTGTAAAGTCTACTCAGAATATAATAGAATTATATAAGAAATCGCATATATTTCTAATGACTTCAAAAGAAGAGGGATATCCTATATCTTTAGTTGAAGCATGTTGGATGAGATGCTTTCCTATTTTGTCACCTGAATCTGGCGGAAAAGATCTAATTGAGAACTCGGCAGGTCAGATCTACAAAGATGAAGATGATTTGACAGCACTACTTGAAAAATCAATAAAAAATATTGAAGAAACTATTGCTCACGGCAATTGTTGTCATGATTATGTTAACAATAATAATGATTGGCGAAAGAATATTATTAAACTTAGTGGTCAACATTCTAAATGAATAAATCAATTCTTGGAACAGCGGCTATCTATACGGTAGGATCAATAATTTCTCAAATATTCACTTTTATTACGCAAGTGGTGTTGATGAAAAATACTTCATTGCATGCCTATGGTTTTTTTGGCATATCTATGGAAGTGTTAATTCTACTTCAAATGGTTGTTGGAAATGCCTTCAGAAATTTCTATTTGCAAAAACTCAGAGTTGGTGATAGAGATGTTAATTCTTTGACTCAGTATCAAATAATAAATGGTAGTTTATATATCTCCTTGTTTAGCTGTATTTTATATTTTTCTTATGGTGTGGATCTATATATTAGCCTGTCTTTAACGATTTCTTTTTTACTGACATCAGTAATACTACCTTTACAAGCGAAATTATTAGTTGAAAATAAACGAATTACCTTGATAATAAAAGATATAATAACTTCTGTTTTGTTGTTAATGACCGTTTTTATAACGGTTGTTTTATTAAAGCTATCTATAAAGTTTGTTGTTGTTATTCAATTGATTCCGTCTCTTATTGTTAGTTTTGCGTATCTTTTTATTTATCAGAAGGATTTTTTTTGCTCTGGAAGATTAAAAAATATTTTTTCTGAAAATTTTAAGCTTGAAAAAGCTCTGCTTGTCTTCATGGGGGTATTTTTAGTCAATTCCTTGCACAATAAGTTAGGCGTTTTTTATATAAAGAATTTTTCAGAACTTTCGTTTTTAGCTCTTTATCTGGCTACATTTAAATTCATAAATCCAACTTTATTCATT
The window above is part of the Pectobacterium araliae genome. Proteins encoded here:
- a CDS encoding glycosyltransferase family 4 protein yields the protein MKKKWVTLFERYEDFHYCKDVGQIPFHANKCLGFDTELWRKALKSHQEKKDGFLLVDIATENTGTKISIKLILEIIRHAKEIDYFQLFHFRTYTLLYAYIYKFFNKNGVVIIKCDIGDSLKPFDNSNLMFKFLAKIALRKLDLVSAEHSSVYKFFEKKGIPCALVPNGVSNYFYTLTDNESMKKVDVPTIIFVGKCGDPRKNAELAISAFCNLPSNLNWNAYFLGGETSDFKIYFDKKVELYPWIKDKIFFKGFVKSTQNIIELYKKSHIFLMTSKEEGYPISLVEACWMRCFPILSPESGGKDLIENSAGQIYKDEDDLTALLEKSIKNIEETIAHGNCCHDYVNNNNDWRKNIIKLSGQHSK